From the genome of Pseudomonas sp. Teo4, one region includes:
- a CDS encoding 4-hydroxyproline epimerase: protein MKHIHVIDSHTGGEPTRLVIKGFPLLNGRSMAEQRDELRELHDHWRRACLLEPRGNDVLVGALYCEPVSADATCGVIFFNNAGYLNMCGHGTIGLVASLQHLGLIEPGVHKIDTPVGQVSATLHDDGAVTVGNVPAYRFRQHVAVDVPGHGVVHGDIAWGGNWFFLVSEHGQRIELNNVEALTDYTWAMLKALEAQGITGENDAPIDHVELFAADENADSRNFVMCPGKAYDRSPCGTGTSAKLACLAADGKLAEGQTWTQASITGSQFQGRFEREGERIRPFITGRAHMTADATLLIDEQDPFAWGI, encoded by the coding sequence ATGAAACACATCCATGTCATCGACTCCCACACCGGCGGCGAACCGACCCGCCTTGTGATCAAAGGCTTCCCCTTGCTCAATGGTCGCAGCATGGCCGAGCAACGCGACGAGCTGCGTGAGCTGCATGACCACTGGCGCCGCGCCTGCCTGCTGGAGCCACGCGGCAACGATGTGCTGGTGGGCGCGCTGTACTGCGAGCCAGTGTCGGCGGACGCCACCTGCGGGGTGATCTTCTTCAACAATGCCGGTTACCTGAACATGTGTGGCCACGGCACCATCGGCCTGGTCGCTTCGCTGCAGCACCTGGGGTTGATCGAACCCGGCGTGCACAAGATCGACACCCCGGTCGGCCAGGTCAGCGCCACGCTGCATGACGATGGCGCCGTGACCGTCGGCAACGTGCCAGCCTACCGCTTCCGCCAGCACGTCGCGGTCGATGTACCGGGCCATGGCGTGGTGCATGGCGATATTGCCTGGGGTGGCAACTGGTTCTTCCTGGTGTCCGAGCACGGCCAGCGCATCGAGCTGAACAACGTCGAAGCCCTCACCGACTACACCTGGGCCATGCTCAAGGCCCTGGAGGCCCAGGGCATCACCGGTGAAAACGACGCGCCCATCGACCACGTCGAGCTGTTCGCCGCCGACGAAAACGCCGACAGCCGCAACTTCGTGATGTGCCCCGGCAAGGCCTACGACCGCTCGCCCTGCGGCACCGGCACCAGCGCCAAGCTGGCCTGCCTGGCCGCTGACGGCAAGCTCGCCGAAGGCCAGACCTGGACCCAGGCAAGCATCACCGGCAGCCAGTTCCAGGGCCGATTCGAACGTGAGGGCGAGCGCATCCGCCCGTTCATCACCGGTCGCGCCCACATGACCGCCGACGCCACCCTGTTGATTGACGAACAAGACCCTTTCGCCTGGGGCATCTGA
- a CDS encoding aldehyde dehydrogenase (NADP(+)), which yields MPLTGNLLIGQRAVTGSREAIRAIDPATNQTLEPAYAGGTGEHVAQACALAWAAFDAYRETTLEQRARFLETIAEQIEALGDALIDRAVAETGLPKARIQGERGRTCTQLRTFARVVRAGEWLDVRVDNALPTRQPLPRPDLRQRQVALGPVAVFGASNFPLAFSVAGGDTASALAAGCPVVVKAHSAHPGTSELVGQAVARAVEQCALPEGVFSLLYGSGREVGIALVSDPRIKAVGFTGSRSGGIALCQAAQARPEPIPVYAEMSSINPVFLFDAALQARGQALAQGFVASLTQGAGQFCTNPGLVIARQGPALQSFITAASEQVQRAAAQTMLTPGIFSAYEAGVGALAENANAHVAASGQAQQGPNQCQAQLFVTQANAFLTDPALQAEVFGAASLVVACESDEQIRQVAEHLEGQLTATLHMDEADLQSARALLPTLERKAGRILVNGWPTGVEVCDAMVHGGPFPATSDARSTSVGTAAIQRFLRPVCYQDFPDALLPEALRHGNPLQLRRLLDGKREG from the coding sequence ATGCCCCTGACAGGCAACCTGCTGATTGGCCAACGCGCCGTCACCGGCAGCCGCGAAGCGATCCGCGCCATCGACCCTGCCACTAACCAAACGCTCGAACCGGCCTACGCCGGTGGCACTGGCGAGCATGTGGCCCAAGCCTGCGCACTGGCCTGGGCGGCGTTCGATGCCTATCGCGAAACCACACTGGAACAACGCGCCCGCTTTCTTGAAACCATCGCCGAACAGATCGAAGCACTGGGTGATGCCCTGATCGACCGCGCCGTCGCCGAAACGGGCTTGCCCAAGGCGCGTATCCAGGGTGAGCGCGGTCGTACCTGCACCCAGCTGCGCACCTTTGCCCGCGTCGTGCGTGCGGGTGAATGGCTGGACGTGCGCGTCGACAACGCCCTGCCCACGCGTCAGCCATTGCCACGCCCTGACTTGCGTCAGCGCCAGGTGGCCCTGGGACCGGTGGCGGTATTTGGCGCCAGCAACTTCCCCTTGGCCTTCTCCGTTGCCGGTGGCGACACCGCCTCTGCGCTGGCAGCCGGCTGCCCGGTAGTGGTCAAGGCCCACAGCGCCCACCCCGGCACCAGCGAATTGGTCGGCCAGGCCGTGGCCCGCGCTGTAGAACAATGCGCCTTGCCCGAAGGTGTGTTCTCGCTGCTGTACGGCTCGGGGCGTGAAGTCGGTATCGCTCTGGTCAGCGACCCACGCATCAAGGCCGTCGGTTTTACCGGTTCACGCAGCGGTGGCATTGCCTTGTGCCAAGCCGCTCAAGCTCGCCCGGAACCTATCCCGGTGTACGCGGAAATGAGTTCGATCAACCCGGTATTCCTGTTCGATGCCGCGCTGCAAGCCCGTGGCCAGGCACTGGCGCAAGGCTTCGTCGCTTCGTTGACCCAAGGCGCCGGCCAGTTCTGCACCAACCCTGGCCTGGTGATTGCCCGCCAGGGGCCGGCACTGCAAAGTTTCATCACGGCGGCCAGCGAGCAGGTACAGCGCGCAGCAGCGCAGACCATGCTGACCCCCGGCATCTTCAGTGCCTATGAAGCCGGTGTCGGTGCACTGGCCGAGAACGCCAACGCCCATGTCGCCGCCAGCGGCCAGGCTCAACAAGGGCCAAATCAGTGCCAGGCCCAGCTGTTCGTCACCCAGGCCAACGCATTCCTCACCGACCCGGCATTGCAGGCCGAAGTGTTCGGCGCCGCCTCGCTGGTGGTCGCCTGCGAAAGCGACGAGCAGATCCGCCAGGTCGCCGAGCACCTGGAAGGCCAATTGACCGCAACCCTGCATATGGATGAGGCCGACCTGCAGAGCGCTCGCGCCCTGCTGCCGACCCTGGAACGCAAGGCGGGGCGCATTCTGGTCAATGGCTGGCCGACCGGGGTCGAGGTGTGCGACGCGATGGTCCATGGCGGGCCGTTCCCTGCCACCTCCGATGCCCGTTCCACCTCGGTGGGTACCGCGGCCATCCAGCGCTTCCTGCGCCCGGTGTGCTACCAGGACTTCCCGGACGCCTTGCTGCCCGAAGCACTCAGGCACGGTAACCCCTTGCAGCTGCGCCGGCTGCTCGACGGCAAGCGAGAAGGCTAG
- the mqo gene encoding malate dehydrogenase (quinone) → MFKKAGKTLLGLAVAASFMQAHAAETKKVDVLLVGGGIMSSTLAVWLHELEPSWSMEMVERLDGVAEESSNGWNNAGTGHSALAELNYTPEDKDGNVNISKAIEINESFQISRQFWAWQVRQGVLKNPHSFINTTPHMSFVWGDDNIKFLKKRYDALQASPLFRPMQYSEDHAQIAKWVPLMMEGRDPNQKLAVTWTPIGTDVNFGEITRQFVGHLKTQDKFDLKLSSEVQDITRNEDGSWHVEYKNLKDGTESATDAKFLFIGAGGGALKLLQKSGIPEAKEYAGFPVGGSFLVTENPTVAMQHMAKAYGIASTGAPPMSVPHLDTRVLDGKRVILFGPFATFSTKFLKNGSYLDLLSSTTTHNVWPMAKVGIDQYPLVEYLAGQLMQSDDDRFEALRTYFPNAKKEDWKLWQAGQRVQIIKRDEAQGGVLKLGTEVVASQDRTIAGLLGASPGASTAAPIMLHVLETVFKEKVATPEWQAKIKEIIPSYGTKLNDSAAATQKEWNYTAEVLQLEKPPVIDQSVGTSTGVSQPLESKPENDMAL, encoded by the coding sequence ATGTTCAAGAAAGCTGGCAAGACCTTGCTGGGTCTGGCTGTCGCCGCAAGCTTCATGCAGGCGCACGCCGCAGAAACCAAGAAAGTCGATGTGCTGCTCGTTGGCGGCGGCATCATGAGCTCCACCCTGGCCGTGTGGCTGCACGAGCTGGAGCCAAGCTGGTCGATGGAGATGGTCGAGCGCCTGGACGGCGTCGCCGAAGAAAGCTCCAACGGCTGGAACAACGCCGGTACCGGCCACTCTGCGCTGGCCGAGCTGAACTACACCCCGGAAGACAAAGACGGCAACGTCAACATCTCCAAGGCCATCGAAATCAACGAATCGTTCCAGATCTCCCGTCAGTTCTGGGCCTGGCAGGTACGCCAGGGCGTGTTGAAGAACCCGCACTCGTTCATCAACACCACGCCGCACATGAGCTTCGTGTGGGGCGACGACAACATCAAGTTCCTGAAAAAGCGCTATGACGCGCTGCAGGCGAGCCCGCTGTTCCGTCCGATGCAGTATTCCGAGGACCACGCGCAGATCGCCAAGTGGGTCCCGCTGATGATGGAAGGCCGCGACCCGAACCAGAAGCTGGCCGTGACCTGGACCCCGATCGGCACCGACGTCAACTTCGGCGAAATCACCCGCCAGTTCGTCGGCCACCTGAAGACCCAGGACAAGTTCGACCTGAAACTGTCCAGCGAAGTACAGGACATCACCCGCAACGAAGACGGCTCGTGGCACGTCGAGTACAAGAACCTGAAGGACGGTACCGAGTCGGCCACCGACGCCAAGTTCCTGTTCATCGGTGCCGGCGGCGGCGCGCTGAAGCTGCTGCAGAAGTCGGGCATTCCTGAAGCCAAGGAATACGCAGGCTTCCCGGTGGGTGGCTCGTTCCTGGTCACCGAGAACCCGACCGTCGCCATGCAGCACATGGCCAAGGCCTACGGCATTGCCTCGACCGGCGCACCACCCATGTCGGTTCCGCACCTGGACACCCGCGTGCTGGACGGCAAGCGCGTGATCCTGTTCGGGCCATTCGCCACCTTCTCGACCAAGTTCCTGAAGAACGGCTCGTACCTGGACCTGCTGAGCAGCACCACCACCCACAACGTGTGGCCGATGGCCAAGGTCGGTATCGACCAGTACCCGCTGGTGGAATACCTCGCTGGCCAGCTGATGCAGTCTGACGATGACCGCTTCGAAGCCCTGCGCACCTACTTCCCGAACGCCAAGAAGGAAGACTGGAAGCTGTGGCAGGCCGGTCAGCGTGTGCAGATCATCAAGCGTGACGAAGCCCAAGGCGGCGTGCTGAAGCTGGGTACCGAAGTGGTTGCCTCGCAAGACCGTACCATCGCCGGCCTGCTGGGTGCCTCGCCAGGTGCTTCGACTGCCGCGCCGATCATGCTGCACGTGCTGGAAACCGTGTTCAAGGAGAAGGTCGCGACCCCTGAGTGGCAGGCCAAGATCAAGGAAATCATCCCGAGCTACGGCACCAAGCTGAACGATTCGGCGGCGGCCACTCAGAAAGAGTGGAACTACACCGCTGAAGTGCTGCAGCTGGAGAAGCCTCCGGTGATCGACCAGAGCGTCGGTACCAGCACTGGCGTGAGCCAACCGCTGGAAAGCAAGCCTGAGAACGATATGGCGCTGTAA
- a CDS encoding fatty acid--CoA ligase: protein MATTKIMPPADGAYAYPLLIKRLLMTGVRHQPDQQIVYADKLRYSYRTLNERVQRLANVLRAAGVKPGDTVALMDWDSHRALECFFAVPMLGAVLHTVNIRLSAEQVLYTMNHAQDDLVLVHDDFLPLLEQIHGQLTTVKGYLQLTDGEPSSTTLPVLGEYETQLGNASSQADFDDFDEHSVATLFYTTGTTGNPKGVYFSHRQLVLHTLNELGTFAAYEGQPLLRSNDVYMPITPMFHVHAWGVPYVATMLGVKQVYPGRYEPDKLVRLFREEGVTFSHCVPTILQMMLASDEGQRTDLSGWKMLLGGSALTHGLARQASERGMLIHCGYGMSETCPLLTLTHLRDDDLALPMDEQIALRIKTGTPVGMVDVRIVDANGCDVPHDGESLGEIVVRAPWLTQGYLHEPQMGAELWQGGWLHTGDMGSIDRQGVLEIKDRIKDVIKTGGEWISSLALENLISQHAAVDAVAVVGVPDAQWGERPMAMVVCTPGTSLDPQGLVAHLQQFVERGQINKWAIPRQIEFVAEIPKTSVGKIDKKRIRQMQA, encoded by the coding sequence ATGGCCACCACAAAAATAATGCCACCGGCAGACGGCGCCTACGCCTACCCCTTGCTGATCAAGCGACTGCTGATGACCGGCGTGCGTCACCAGCCTGACCAGCAGATTGTCTATGCCGACAAGCTGCGCTACAGCTACCGCACGCTCAATGAGCGCGTGCAGCGCCTGGCCAACGTGCTGCGCGCGGCCGGGGTCAAGCCGGGCGATACCGTGGCTTTGATGGACTGGGACAGCCACCGAGCGCTGGAGTGCTTCTTCGCCGTGCCCATGCTCGGTGCGGTGCTGCATACGGTGAATATTCGTCTGTCGGCCGAGCAGGTGCTGTACACCATGAACCATGCCCAGGATGACCTGGTGCTGGTGCATGACGACTTTCTGCCGTTGCTGGAGCAGATCCACGGCCAGCTGACCACGGTCAAAGGTTACCTGCAGCTCACCGACGGCGAACCCTCGAGCACCACATTGCCAGTGCTGGGCGAGTATGAAACGCAGTTGGGCAATGCCTCCAGCCAGGCCGACTTCGATGACTTCGACGAGCACTCGGTGGCGACGCTGTTCTACACCACCGGCACAACCGGCAACCCCAAGGGCGTGTATTTCTCGCATCGCCAGCTGGTGCTGCACACCCTCAACGAGCTGGGCACCTTTGCCGCTTACGAAGGCCAGCCGCTGCTGCGTTCCAACGATGTGTACATGCCAATCACGCCGATGTTCCACGTGCATGCCTGGGGTGTGCCGTACGTGGCGACCATGCTTGGTGTGAAGCAGGTGTACCCAGGGCGCTACGAGCCGGACAAGCTGGTGCGGTTGTTCCGTGAGGAGGGCGTGACCTTCTCTCACTGTGTGCCGACCATCTTGCAAATGATGCTGGCCAGTGACGAAGGCCAGCGTACCGACTTGAGCGGCTGGAAGATGCTGCTCGGCGGCAGCGCACTGACCCACGGCCTGGCCCGGCAGGCCAGTGAGCGCGGCATGCTGATTCACTGTGGCTACGGCATGTCGGAAACCTGCCCGCTGCTGACGCTCACCCACCTGCGCGACGACGACCTGGCCTTGCCGATGGATGAACAGATCGCTCTGCGTATCAAGACCGGCACGCCTGTGGGCATGGTCGATGTGCGCATCGTCGACGCCAACGGTTGCGATGTGCCGCACGATGGCGAGTCGCTGGGGGAGATCGTGGTGCGGGCACCCTGGCTGACGCAGGGGTACCTGCACGAGCCGCAGATGGGCGCCGAGCTTTGGCAGGGTGGCTGGCTGCATACCGGTGACATGGGCTCGATCGACCGCCAGGGCGTGCTCGAAATCAAGGACCGGATCAAGGACGTGATCAAGACCGGTGGCGAGTGGATCAGCTCGTTGGCCCTGGAAAACCTGATCAGCCAGCATGCTGCTGTGGATGCCGTGGCGGTGGTGGGCGTGCCCGATGCGCAATGGGGCGAGCGGCCGATGGCGATGGTGGTGTGCACGCCGGGCACCAGCCTTGACCCGCAGGGGCTGGTGGCGCACTTGCAGCAGTTCGTCGAGCGCGGCCAGATCAACAAGTGGGCTATTCCACGGCAGATCGAGTTCGTGGCCGAAATTCCCAAGACCAGCGTCGGCAAGATCGACAAGAAGCGCATCCGGCAGATGCAGGCGTGA
- a CDS encoding efflux RND transporter permease subunit, with amino-acid sequence MANIKQDTMPVIRDLRDFDHRSGNLLERLVFNHRPLFMVFMVLVTLVLGYVALTRLELRPSFEKMIPQSQPYIQNYLENRKSLRGLGNTVRVVVENTQGDIFDPEYLEVLKQVNDELFLAQGVDRAWMKSLWSPGVRWTEVTEEGFQGGTVMPDDYQGRPADLEQLRQNIGRAGIVGSLVATDFKSSMLVVPLLERDLASGQGIDYRQFSQMLEQQLRDKYEFAGDSKARVEGKEGSGKYKVRVIGFAKLMGDLIDGLIQVMLFFALAVVTSLVIIFLYTRCVRSTLLVVFCSLAAVVWQLGIVGWLGYAIDPYSILVPFLIFAIGVSHAAQKMNGILQDIGRGTHKLVAARYTFRRLFVAGVTALLADAVGFAVLMLIDIPVIQDLAITASIGVAVLIFTSLLLIPVALSYVGVGRKAAERALRIDSRAAEHRGFGKLWDLLDRFTTRKWATGAVLAATMLGVVGFMVSLQLKIGDLDSGAPELRADSRYNRDNAYITQHYALSSDQFAVMIKTAPEGCLNYQTLMLADRLAWEMQQYPGVQTTVSLVNAVRQITAGSFEGNPKMNSLQRNQDMLNYAAQQASVNAPELFNNDCSMMPVIAFLKDHKAQTLDDVVAIAERFARDNSSPDRQFLLAAGNAGIEAATNIVVRDANRTMLLFVYLAVTVFCLFTFRSWRATVVALLPLVLTSVLCEALMVVMGIGVKVATLPVIALGVGIGVDYALYLLSVQLHYQRQGRSLAEAYQNAVAFTGRVVGLVGITLAAGVVGWAWSPIKFQADMGILLTFMFLWNMLGALILIPALSYFLLPSKNTVTASAEPHAPVPQAREAA; translated from the coding sequence ATGGCCAACATCAAGCAAGACACCATGCCGGTGATCCGCGACCTGCGCGACTTCGACCACCGCTCGGGCAACCTGCTGGAGCGCCTGGTGTTCAACCACCGCCCACTGTTCATGGTGTTCATGGTGCTGGTCACCCTGGTGCTGGGCTATGTGGCGCTGACCCGCCTTGAGCTGCGCCCAAGCTTCGAGAAGATGATTCCGCAGAGCCAGCCGTACATCCAGAACTACCTGGAGAACCGCAAGTCCCTGCGTGGGCTGGGCAACACGGTACGGGTGGTGGTGGAAAACACCCAGGGCGACATCTTCGACCCCGAGTACCTTGAAGTGCTCAAGCAGGTCAACGATGAGCTGTTCCTGGCCCAAGGTGTGGACCGGGCGTGGATGAAGTCGTTGTGGAGTCCCGGGGTGCGTTGGACCGAAGTCACCGAGGAAGGCTTCCAGGGCGGCACGGTCATGCCCGATGACTACCAGGGCCGGCCAGCCGACCTTGAGCAACTGCGCCAGAACATCGGCCGCGCCGGCATCGTCGGCAGCCTGGTGGCCACCGATTTCAAGTCGAGCATGCTGGTGGTGCCGTTGCTGGAGCGCGATCTGGCCAGCGGCCAGGGCATCGACTACCGGCAGTTTTCGCAGATGCTTGAACAGCAACTGCGCGACAAGTATGAGTTCGCTGGCGACAGCAAGGCGCGTGTTGAAGGCAAGGAGGGCAGCGGCAAGTACAAGGTTCGGGTGATTGGTTTCGCCAAGCTGATGGGCGACCTGATCGACGGGCTGATTCAGGTGATGCTGTTCTTTGCCCTGGCCGTGGTCACCTCGTTGGTGATCATCTTCCTCTATACCCGTTGCGTGCGCAGTACCTTGCTGGTGGTGTTCTGCTCGCTGGCCGCCGTGGTGTGGCAGCTGGGTATCGTCGGTTGGTTGGGCTACGCCATCGACCCCTATTCGATCCTGGTGCCGTTCCTGATTTTCGCCATCGGCGTTTCCCACGCGGCGCAGAAAATGAACGGCATCCTCCAGGACATCGGCCGTGGCACCCACAAGCTGGTCGCTGCTCGCTACACCTTCCGCCGTCTGTTCGTGGCCGGTGTCACGGCGCTGCTGGCCGACGCCGTGGGGTTCGCGGTGCTGATGCTGATCGACATTCCGGTGATCCAGGACCTGGCCATTACCGCCAGTATCGGTGTCGCGGTGCTGATCTTCACATCGCTGCTGCTGATTCCGGTGGCGTTGTCGTATGTGGGGGTAGGGCGCAAGGCGGCCGAGCGCGCGCTGCGCATCGACTCGCGGGCCGCCGAGCACCGTGGCTTTGGCAAACTGTGGGACTTGCTCGACCGCTTCACCACGCGCAAGTGGGCCACCGGTGCCGTGCTGGCGGCCACCATGCTGGGCGTGGTCGGTTTCATGGTCAGCCTGCAGCTGAAAATCGGCGACCTGGACAGCGGCGCCCCCGAATTGCGCGCTGACTCACGTTACAACCGCGACAATGCCTACATCACCCAACACTACGCGCTGTCCAGCGACCAGTTCGCGGTAATGATCAAGACTGCCCCGGAAGGTTGCCTGAACTACCAGACCCTGATGCTGGCCGATCGCCTGGCCTGGGAGATGCAGCAGTATCCAGGCGTGCAGACCACCGTGTCGCTGGTCAATGCGGTGCGCCAGATCACTGCAGGTTCATTCGAGGGCAACCCCAAGATGAACAGCCTGCAGCGCAACCAGGACATGCTCAACTACGCCGCGCAGCAGGCCTCGGTCAACGCACCGGAACTGTTCAACAATGACTGCTCGATGATGCCGGTCATTGCCTTCCTGAAAGACCACAAGGCCCAGACGCTGGACGATGTCGTCGCCATCGCCGAGCGCTTTGCCCGTGACAACAGCAGCCCGGACCGCCAATTCCTGCTGGCAGCCGGTAATGCCGGGATCGAAGCCGCCACCAACATCGTGGTCCGTGACGCCAACCGCACCATGCTGCTGTTCGTGTACCTGGCGGTGACCGTGTTCTGCCTGTTCACCTTCCGCAGCTGGCGGGCCACCGTGGTGGCGTTGCTGCCGCTGGTGCTGACCTCGGTACTGTGCGAGGCGCTGATGGTAGTCATGGGCATTGGCGTGAAGGTCGCGACCTTGCCGGTGATCGCCCTGGGCGTAGGCATCGGCGTGGACTACGCGTTGTACCTGCTCAGCGTGCAGCTGCATTACCAGCGCCAGGGACGTTCGCTGGCCGAGGCTTACCAGAACGCGGTGGCGTTCACCGGTCGGGTGGTGGGCCTGGTTGGCATCACCTTGGCGGCGGGCGTGGTGGGCTGGGCCTGGTCGCCCATCAAGTTCCAGGCCGACATGGGCATCCTGCTGACCTTCATGTTCCTGTGGAACATGCTGGGGGCACTGATCCTGATTCCGGCGCTGTCGTATTTCCTGCTGCCCAGCAAGAACACGGTGACTGCCAGCGCCGAGCCACATGCGCCTGTGCCCCAGGCCCGTGAGGCGGCCTAG